From the Mycobacterium noviomagense genome, the window CAAATAGAGGGCGGCAACCCGTGAGCCAAGTTGACTTAGGCGCACCTTGGGGTAATGTCACAGGTGCCCACCTACTTTCGGGGTGTCAGTACAGCCAATTGACCGAAAGGCTGTTGCTGCTATGCCCGAACAACGGGCTTATGTCTCCATCTCTGACGCCGCACAATATCTAGGCGTCACCACCCGCACTATCCGCCAGATGATCGCGGACGGCCGCCTGCGCGGGTACAGGTCCGGTTCTCGCTTAGTTCGATTGCGGCTAAACGAGATTGACGCTGCTATGCAGCCCTTCGGCGGTGCGGCATGAGCCCCCCGGAACGAGAAAAGCGCCCCCCGACAGAGGCGCTTTCTCCTGACTACACCAGTAAAG encodes:
- a CDS encoding excisionase family DNA-binding protein, with translation MPEQRAYVSISDAAQYLGVTTRTIRQMIADGRLRGYRSGSRLVRLRLNEIDAAMQPFGGAA